A single genomic interval of halophilic archaeon DL31 harbors:
- a CDS encoding peptidase M50 (PFAM: Peptidase M50~KEGG: hbo:Hbor_04630 membrane-associated zn-dependent protease) — protein sequence MAETAGSDPPRPEALDAWFHLTAVRQDGDRVFYYGESLVPQSRLLEEVVPAFREEGYELRIANGDEGGDVLIARPVGTASERGGVPVTNVALLFATILSTLFVGATAWYYIPFSAIAENPLRLLEAWPFTAAVLGVLLTHELGHYALGRYHGVDVSLPYLIPFFVPFGTMGAVIRMRSRIPSRKALFDVGVAGPLAGLGATIVVTAIGVSLDPMTVPQRVLDQSGQVILFHNPPLLDIIAAALGQPTGYEAENKVMHPVVMGGWVGMFFTVLNLLPVGQLDGGHIVRAVVGDRQESIAAIVPGVLFGLAGYLWYVEDMGLNDSVGLWAFWGVLAIVVSLGGAADPTDETPLGPKRLALAALTFMLGALCFMMVPIEIATV from the coding sequence ATGGCAGAAACGGCCGGGTCGGACCCGCCACGCCCGGAAGCCCTCGACGCCTGGTTCCACCTGACTGCGGTCCGGCAGGACGGTGACCGCGTGTTCTACTACGGCGAGTCGCTGGTCCCGCAGTCCCGACTGCTCGAGGAAGTGGTTCCCGCCTTCCGCGAGGAGGGGTACGAACTCCGCATCGCGAACGGAGACGAGGGTGGGGACGTCCTCATCGCTCGCCCGGTCGGAACCGCCTCCGAACGTGGGGGTGTCCCCGTTACGAACGTCGCACTACTGTTTGCGACGATCCTCTCGACGCTGTTCGTGGGGGCGACCGCGTGGTACTACATCCCCTTCTCAGCAATCGCCGAGAACCCACTTCGGCTGCTGGAGGCGTGGCCGTTCACCGCTGCCGTGCTTGGGGTCCTGCTCACGCACGAACTCGGCCACTACGCCCTCGGCCGCTACCACGGCGTCGACGTGAGCCTGCCGTATCTCATTCCGTTTTTCGTCCCGTTTGGGACGATGGGGGCAGTAATCCGGATGCGGAGCCGAATCCCGAGTCGGAAGGCGCTGTTCGACGTTGGGGTGGCGGGCCCGCTCGCCGGACTGGGAGCGACCATCGTCGTCACCGCAATCGGTGTTTCGCTCGACCCGATGACGGTTCCCCAACGCGTTCTCGACCAGAGCGGGCAGGTCATCCTCTTTCACAACCCGCCGTTGCTCGACATCATCGCCGCCGCTCTCGGCCAGCCAACGGGCTACGAGGCCGAGAACAAGGTGATGCACCCCGTCGTGATGGGCGGCTGGGTGGGGATGTTCTTCACCGTCTTGAACCTCCTACCCGTCGGCCAACTCGACGGCGGCCACATCGTTCGGGCAGTCGTCGGCGACCGGCAGGAGAGCATCGCCGCCATCGTCCCGGGCGTGCTGTTCGGGCTGGCGGGCTACCTCTGGTACGTCGAGGACATGGGACTGAACGACTCGGTGGGGCTCTGGGCGTTCTGGGGCGTGCTCGCGATAGTCGTTTCCCTGGGTGGCGCAGCCGACCCCACCGACGAGACGCCACTCGGGCCGAAACGGCTGGCGCTGGCGGCGCTGACGTTTATGTTAGGCGCACTCTGTTTCATGATGGTCCCCATCGAAATCGCGACGGTATAG
- a CDS encoding hypothetical protein (KEGG: hla:Hlac_2384 hypothetical protein), with protein sequence MSATRNPSADDATASPTDDLSKEERLTRYLREKIDEGEMYFKSKFIANEVELSPKEIGALMVKLSDSTAELSVEKWSYTSATTWRVEQA encoded by the coding sequence ATGAGTGCAACTCGGAACCCCTCCGCCGACGACGCGACCGCGAGCCCGACTGACGACCTCTCAAAGGAGGAGCGGCTCACCCGCTACCTCCGTGAGAAGATCGACGAGGGCGAGATGTACTTCAAGAGCAAGTTCATCGCGAACGAGGTCGAGCTCTCCCCGAAGGAGATCGGTGCGCTGATGGTCAAACTCAGCGACTCCACTGCCGAGCTCTCCGTTGAGAAGTGGTCGTACACGAGCGCGACCACGTGGCGCGTCGAACAGGCCTAA
- a CDS encoding molybdopterin biosynthesis MoaE protein (PFAM: Molybdopterin biosynthesis MoaE~KEGG: hvo:HVO_1864 molybdenum cofactor biosynthesis protein) translates to MQALSIVGPGATAVRDEIATHLEGRTATVDRTDTLDVHEGGQFELGDGGDWTAQGTDRTFDELLDSLAPAYDYALIVGFSQLRLPTVVIGDQELPGDVLRRVDDAAALDPSAIAAELTELDPHVTLESLIAEAKESPDAHRSGAIATFTGRVRRKDAEDDSPTTHLKFEKYEGVAQDRMDTIAVELEEREGIFDVLFHHRTGVVADGEDIVFVVVLAGHRREAFRTVEDGIDRLKDEVPLFKKETTEAEEFWVHDRA, encoded by the coding sequence ATGCAGGCTCTCTCCATCGTCGGCCCCGGAGCGACGGCGGTCCGCGACGAAATCGCCACGCACCTCGAGGGCCGAACCGCGACGGTCGACCGCACAGATACCCTCGACGTGCACGAGGGCGGCCAGTTCGAACTGGGCGACGGCGGCGACTGGACGGCACAGGGAACGGACCGAACGTTCGACGAGCTCCTCGACTCGCTGGCGCCGGCGTACGACTACGCACTGATTGTAGGTTTCTCCCAACTTCGACTTCCTACCGTCGTTATCGGCGATCAGGAGCTTCCCGGTGACGTGCTGCGACGTGTCGACGACGCCGCGGCCCTCGACCCAAGCGCCATCGCCGCCGAACTGACCGAACTCGACCCGCACGTCACACTGGAGTCACTGATTGCGGAGGCCAAGGAGTCCCCAGACGCCCACCGCTCGGGCGCCATCGCCACCTTCACCGGGCGCGTGCGGCGGAAGGACGCCGAAGACGATAGCCCGACCACCCATCTCAAATTCGAGAAGTACGAGGGCGTCGCCCAGGACCGGATGGACACCATTGCTGTGGAGCTGGAGGAACGCGAGGGGATCTTCGACGTGCTGTTCCACCACCGGACCGGCGTCGTCGCCGACGGCGAGGACATCGTCTTCGTCGTGGTGCTCGCAGGCCACCGTCGCGAGGCGTTCCGGACCGTCGAGGACGGGATCGACCGCCTCAAAGACGAGGTTCCGCTGTTCAAAAAAGAGACCACCGAGGCAGAGGAGTTCTGGGTTCACGACCGCGCGTGA
- a CDS encoding uridylate kinase (TIGRFAM: Uridylate kinase, archaeal/spirochete, putative~KEGG: hla:Hlac_2386 uridylate kinase~PFAM: Aspartate/glutamate/uridylate kinase): MRVVVSIGGSVLAPGLDPERVEGFADALHELSAEGCELGAVVGGGTVARQYIGAARELDANEFQLDELGIGVTRLNARLLIAAMGHGVQRTPATTYEEAGEAVRRGDTSIMGGVTPGQTTDAVAAALAEYVDAELLVFATSADGVYTADPETDEEAEHLAQLTPGELVDIVAPMDRGAGASAPVDLLAAKLIERSSLRTIVLDGTDPQAVVDAVLRGEHSGTDVIPAGDTDEPTYWSHE; the protein is encoded by the coding sequence ATGCGAGTCGTCGTCTCCATCGGGGGTAGCGTTCTGGCGCCGGGGCTCGACCCCGAGCGCGTCGAAGGGTTCGCCGACGCCCTCCACGAACTCTCGGCGGAGGGTTGTGAGCTGGGCGCGGTCGTCGGTGGCGGCACGGTTGCCCGCCAGTATATCGGCGCCGCCCGTGAACTCGACGCAAACGAGTTCCAACTCGACGAACTGGGTATCGGCGTCACCAGGCTCAACGCCCGGCTGCTCATCGCCGCGATGGGCCACGGCGTCCAGCGGACGCCCGCCACCACCTACGAGGAAGCGGGTGAGGCGGTCCGCCGTGGCGACACCAGTATCATGGGCGGCGTCACGCCAGGCCAAACCACCGACGCCGTTGCTGCCGCGCTTGCGGAGTACGTCGACGCCGAACTCCTGGTGTTTGCCACCAGCGCCGACGGCGTCTACACAGCCGACCCCGAGACTGACGAGGAGGCCGAACATCTGGCACAGCTGACCCCTGGTGAACTGGTCGACATCGTCGCTCCGATGGACCGCGGTGCAGGCGCGTCCGCACCCGTTGACCTGCTGGCGGCCAAACTCATCGAACGTTCCTCGCTGCGCACGATTGTCCTCGACGGCACGGACCCCCAGGCCGTCGTCGACGCCGTGCTCCGCGGTGAGCACTCTGGGACGGACGTGATCCCAGCCGGCGACACGGACGAACCCACCTACTGGAGCCATGAGTAG
- a CDS encoding Lysyl-tRNA synthetase (PFAM: Lysyl-tRNA synthetase, class Ic~TIGRFAM: Lysyl-tRNA synthetase, class I~HAMAP: Lysyl-tRNA synthetase, class I, archaeal-type~KEGG: hbo:Hbor_04670 lysyl-tRNA synthetase), with product MSSDDRHGDRSFHAFWADTVADEIEASEPEEPIVIKGGVSPSGIPHLGHFNEILRGHFVAEVLRERGHEVRQVFMSDDRDPLRKLPRRLADADWNVVELGDVDAGALGKNLGKPYTDIPDPFGECHDSYGEHFADLLSQAADMVDVPVEVLSNTEMYESGEFEPQIRTILENVETAREVLAGYQNSVDESYSPFRVVCQECGIVTTDVTVTDLGEGIVSYACTGMTAGGRDIEGCGHEGEATLRDGKLSWRFEWPAQWSLLGVDFEPFGKDHAEGSWPSGEEIMREVLGEEPPVPMTYEWFTLNGEPLSSSEGNVVTVPEVLELLEPEVLRYFFALDPNKARDFDVSRLDQLVDDFDRFERAHFGDVDDEELTRVAERAYPFVVDEVRADRVRLPYTFAAVLGMVDDRHLRLQMAQNEGHIPEDAPEWVVDDALARVEKARAWAERCDNAYNYRLQPDLPDAAFDDAVAAALDELAAFVEAGNDGEAIQGEIYETAKRHDIEVGDLFAAGYRLFFDQTQGPRLGEFMGELDREFVVQRLRRDG from the coding sequence ATGAGTAGCGATGATCGCCACGGCGACAGATCGTTCCACGCGTTCTGGGCCGATACCGTCGCCGACGAAATCGAGGCGAGCGAGCCCGAGGAACCCATCGTCATCAAAGGCGGCGTCTCACCCTCGGGGATCCCGCACCTCGGACACTTCAACGAGATTCTGCGTGGCCACTTCGTCGCCGAGGTGCTGCGCGAGCGCGGTCACGAGGTCCGGCAAGTGTTCATGTCCGACGACCGTGACCCGCTGCGGAAGCTTCCGCGACGGCTGGCCGACGCCGACTGGAACGTCGTCGAACTCGGTGACGTGGACGCGGGCGCGCTCGGGAAGAACCTCGGCAAGCCCTACACGGACATTCCGGACCCGTTCGGGGAGTGCCACGACTCCTACGGCGAGCACTTCGCTGACCTGCTCTCTCAGGCCGCCGACATGGTCGACGTGCCCGTTGAGGTGCTCTCGAACACCGAAATGTACGAATCCGGCGAGTTCGAGCCCCAGATTCGGACGATTCTCGAGAACGTCGAGACGGCCCGGGAGGTGCTCGCTGGCTACCAAAACTCCGTCGACGAGAGCTACTCGCCGTTCCGTGTGGTCTGTCAGGAGTGTGGCATCGTCACCACCGACGTGACAGTCACAGACCTCGGCGAAGGAATCGTCTCGTACGCCTGCACCGGAATGACCGCTGGCGGTCGGGATATCGAGGGCTGCGGACACGAGGGCGAAGCGACACTCCGAGACGGGAAGCTCTCCTGGCGGTTCGAGTGGCCTGCTCAGTGGAGCCTGCTGGGCGTCGATTTCGAGCCGTTCGGGAAGGACCACGCTGAGGGCTCGTGGCCCTCTGGCGAGGAGATTATGCGCGAGGTGTTGGGCGAGGAGCCGCCGGTCCCGATGACCTACGAGTGGTTCACGCTCAACGGCGAGCCGCTCTCCTCTTCGGAGGGGAACGTCGTGACGGTCCCAGAAGTGCTCGAACTGCTGGAACCGGAGGTCCTGCGCTACTTCTTCGCGCTCGACCCGAACAAGGCGCGGGACTTCGACGTGTCGCGGCTGGACCAGTTAGTCGACGACTTCGACCGGTTCGAGCGCGCCCACTTCGGCGACGTGGACGACGAGGAACTCACCCGTGTCGCCGAGCGGGCCTACCCATTCGTCGTGGACGAGGTGCGGGCCGACCGCGTGCGCTTGCCCTACACGTTCGCCGCCGTGCTCGGGATGGTGGATGACCGCCACCTACGCCTCCAGATGGCCCAGAACGAGGGCCACATTCCCGAGGACGCCCCCGAGTGGGTCGTCGACGACGCGCTCGCACGCGTCGAGAAAGCCCGTGCGTGGGCCGAGCGCTGTGACAACGCCTACAACTACCGGCTCCAGCCCGACTTGCCCGACGCAGCGTTCGACGACGCGGTGGCGGCGGCACTCGACGAGCTCGCGGCGTTCGTCGAGGCGGGCAACGACGGCGAGGCGATTCAGGGCGAGATCTACGAGACGGCCAAGCGCCACGATATCGAGGTGGGCGACCTGTTCGCGGCGGGCTACCGGCTTTTCTTCGACCAGACGCAGGGCCCGCGGCTTGGGGAGTTCATGGGCGAACTTGACCGCGAGTTCGTGGTGCAACGCCTCCGCCGGGACGGATGA
- a CDS encoding peptidase M50 (KEGG: hwa:HQ1095A metalloprotease/metallo peptidase~PFAM: Peptidase M50; PDZ/DHR/GLGF~SMART: PDZ/DHR/GLGF) produces the protein MNTLVWVLAGVLAYSAVAYWANAQGYIPEWVKVQGPLTTFHTKNGRAFLNWLAGPKRFWRAWTNIGLGATLVVMVGVFALLVQRAISIVRNPPAPTAVNDPQNVLVIPGVNEFLPLSVAPEIVFGLLLGLVVHEGGHGLLCRVGDIDIKSMGLVTFTVLPIGAFVEPDEESQRKAARGARARMFAAGVTNNYAITFIAFALLVGPVVGSIAVAPGAAVGGVIPGSAAADAGIGAGDRIVAVGDQQLEDGDQLEALLANSTANELQVTLGDGTQTTVSRSLLVTSMASDSPLAAEGAAGIDVKDTIVAVNGTEVRTEKAFRDAVANRSTVTLETADGRTTTGPMGVLAVATSPETSPGSSDPADHPLAQAGFPTQERFVLLQIDETRTFTPEDVTTALNGKQAGDSVEIIGVVDGERRTETVTLAQDYREGESGGYLGISPRAAYSGIGTSSLGVQTYPAESFLSLLTGGEGSLLSRALLILVLPFVGVVGLGFDFNFPGFVAANRNFYEVTGPLEPLGSGVFLLANILYWTGWINLNLAFFNCIPGYPLDGGRILRAGTEAVVARLPIEDKHTATRAVTTSVGLAMLVCLLLVVFGPQLLG, from the coding sequence ATGAATACGCTGGTCTGGGTTCTCGCGGGCGTTCTCGCCTACTCGGCGGTGGCCTATTGGGCGAACGCACAGGGCTACATCCCCGAGTGGGTGAAGGTCCAGGGCCCACTTACCACGTTCCACACCAAGAACGGGCGGGCGTTCCTGAACTGGCTCGCTGGCCCCAAGCGGTTCTGGCGCGCCTGGACCAACATCGGGCTGGGGGCGACGCTGGTCGTGATGGTGGGCGTCTTCGCGCTCCTGGTCCAACGGGCAATCAGCATCGTTCGTAACCCACCCGCGCCGACGGCGGTCAACGACCCACAGAACGTCCTCGTGATTCCGGGGGTCAACGAGTTCCTCCCGCTCTCGGTTGCCCCGGAAATCGTGTTCGGCCTGCTCCTGGGCCTCGTCGTCCACGAAGGCGGACACGGCCTGCTCTGTCGCGTCGGGGATATCGACATCAAGTCGATGGGGCTGGTCACCTTCACTGTCCTGCCCATCGGTGCGTTCGTCGAACCCGATGAGGAGAGTCAGCGAAAAGCGGCCCGTGGTGCTCGCGCCCGGATGTTTGCCGCCGGCGTCACCAACAACTACGCGATTACGTTCATCGCGTTCGCGCTGCTGGTCGGTCCGGTCGTCGGCTCCATCGCCGTCGCGCCCGGTGCCGCTGTTGGCGGGGTCATCCCGGGCTCGGCTGCCGCTGATGCGGGTATCGGCGCGGGTGACCGCATCGTCGCCGTGGGTGACCAACAACTCGAAGACGGGGACCAACTCGAGGCGCTCTTGGCCAACAGCACGGCGAACGAACTTCAGGTGACCCTCGGTGACGGCACGCAGACCACCGTCTCTCGGTCGTTACTTGTGACGTCGATGGCGTCGGACTCTCCACTGGCTGCGGAGGGTGCGGCCGGCATCGATGTGAAGGACACAATCGTCGCGGTGAACGGCACCGAGGTCCGGACCGAAAAGGCGTTCCGTGACGCGGTGGCCAACCGCTCGACGGTGACCCTGGAGACGGCCGACGGGCGGACGACGACGGGCCCAATGGGTGTCTTGGCGGTTGCCACGTCACCCGAAACTTCGCCCGGCAGTAGCGACCCCGCGGACCACCCACTCGCCCAGGCTGGCTTCCCGACACAGGAGCGCTTCGTCCTACTTCAGATAGACGAGACACGCACCTTCACCCCCGAGGACGTGACCACCGCACTTAACGGGAAACAGGCAGGCGATTCGGTCGAAATCATCGGCGTCGTTGACGGCGAGCGCCGGACCGAGACGGTGACGCTGGCTCAGGACTACCGCGAGGGCGAATCAGGCGGCTACCTCGGCATCTCCCCCCGTGCGGCCTACAGCGGTATTGGAACGAGTAGTCTCGGCGTACAGACGTACCCCGCGGAGTCGTTCCTCTCGCTGCTGACCGGCGGGGAGGGCTCGTTGCTCTCGCGGGCGCTGCTCATCCTCGTGCTGCCGTTCGTCGGCGTGGTGGGGCTGGGCTTCGACTTCAACTTCCCCGGTTTCGTCGCCGCGAACCGGAACTTCTACGAAGTCACTGGACCGCTTGAACCGCTCGGCAGCGGTGTGTTCCTGCTCGCAAACATCCTGTACTGGACTGGGTGGATTAACCTCAACCTCGCGTTCTTCAACTGCATCCCGGGCTACCCGCTCGACGGCGGGCGGATTCTCCGAGCCGGGACGGAGGCGGTGGTCGCACGGCTCCCGATCGAGGACAAGCACACGGCGACGCGGGCG